One stretch of Chitinophaga pendula DNA includes these proteins:
- a CDS encoding TonB-dependent receptor, with product MKAQSVPGGQLRITVLSDGKPVPFASVGISDLKVGGRTGDDGQLVLKEIPAGRHMLQVSAIGYAKYSKTVVVKGDDLTELAISVQSSSSSLNEVVVTGTLRPVSKMASPVPVEVYTPLFFKKNPTPSIFDALQHVNGVRPQLNCNVCNTGDIHINGLEGPYTMVMIDGMPIVSALSTVYGLSGIPNSLVDRIEIVKGPASTLYGSEAVAGLINVITKDPATAPTFTADVFSTTWKEVNADLGVRLRAGKAKGLLGVNYFNYQNPTDHNGDGFTDVTQQHRISLFSKWNFARKHNRVATLAARYFYEDRWGGQMGWSKRWRGTDSIYGESIYTNRLEVIGSYQLPLREKIMLQYSLNIHDQNSAYGDRFFLANQKIAFAQLTWDKQLKNHNLLAGIPFRYTYYQDNTAATADKPGNETGQQLKHTYLPGVFVQDEISLHKHHTLLLGMRYDYNSIHGNILTPRMAYKWAPDDENTLRLNFGTGYRVVSIFTEDHAALTGARDVVIEGALKPEKSWNLNLNYVKKLYLGNTYLGLDAATFYTRFSNKIIPDYETNIQQIRYANLNGYAVSKGVSLNADLVFPFPLKVLAGVTLMDVYQVKEDKGERKRERPMLTERVTGTWAVSYTIGRWGLSIDYTGNIYGPMRLPVLGPLDPRPDMSPVWSIQNIQFTKKFAHNWEVYGGVKNLLNFGPRKDAISRPFDPFDKYVQKGADGNIIPVTDPNAGLYYNPYGMKFETSYVYAPNQGIRGFLGVRWTLL from the coding sequence TTGAAAGCCCAGTCGGTACCAGGCGGGCAGCTCAGGATCACTGTGCTGTCCGATGGTAAACCGGTACCTTTTGCCAGCGTAGGGATCAGCGACCTGAAGGTCGGGGGCCGTACGGGTGATGACGGGCAGTTGGTGTTAAAGGAGATACCAGCAGGGAGGCATATGTTGCAGGTGAGTGCCATTGGCTACGCGAAGTATTCGAAGACGGTGGTGGTGAAGGGAGATGATCTGACGGAGCTGGCTATATCTGTACAGTCCAGTTCTTCCAGTTTGAATGAGGTGGTGGTGACGGGAACATTACGGCCGGTATCCAAGATGGCCAGCCCGGTGCCGGTGGAAGTATATACGCCGTTGTTTTTTAAGAAAAATCCTACTCCCAGTATTTTCGATGCGTTGCAGCATGTGAACGGTGTGCGGCCGCAGTTGAATTGTAACGTGTGCAATACCGGTGACATCCATATTAACGGATTGGAGGGGCCGTATACGATGGTGATGATCGACGGTATGCCGATCGTGAGTGCGCTGTCGACGGTGTATGGCTTATCGGGTATTCCTAACAGCTTGGTGGACAGGATAGAGATTGTAAAGGGGCCGGCTTCTACGTTGTATGGTTCGGAGGCGGTAGCGGGGCTGATCAATGTGATTACCAAGGATCCGGCGACGGCGCCTACGTTTACGGCGGATGTGTTCAGCACTACCTGGAAGGAGGTGAATGCTGACCTGGGGGTACGGTTGCGTGCGGGGAAGGCGAAGGGATTGTTGGGGGTGAATTATTTTAACTATCAAAACCCGACGGACCATAACGGGGATGGTTTTACAGATGTGACGCAGCAGCACCGGATATCGTTGTTCAGCAAATGGAATTTTGCCCGTAAGCATAACCGGGTGGCTACATTAGCGGCCCGTTACTTCTATGAGGACCGCTGGGGAGGTCAGATGGGATGGAGCAAGCGTTGGCGGGGTACGGACAGTATTTACGGGGAGAGCATTTATACGAACCGGCTGGAGGTAATTGGTAGTTATCAGTTGCCATTGCGGGAGAAGATCATGCTGCAGTACTCTTTGAATATTCATGATCAGAATTCGGCTTACGGGGACCGGTTTTTTCTGGCGAACCAGAAAATTGCTTTTGCGCAGCTGACCTGGGATAAGCAGTTAAAGAATCATAACCTGCTGGCGGGTATCCCATTCCGTTATACTTATTACCAGGATAATACGGCGGCTACGGCGGACAAGCCCGGGAATGAGACGGGGCAGCAGCTGAAGCATACTTACCTGCCCGGTGTATTTGTGCAGGACGAAATCTCATTGCATAAGCATCATACGTTATTATTGGGGATGCGCTATGATTATAATTCTATACACGGGAATATCCTGACGCCGCGAATGGCATATAAGTGGGCGCCGGACGATGAGAATACGTTGCGATTGAATTTCGGTACTGGTTATCGGGTGGTTTCTATTTTCACGGAGGATCATGCGGCGCTGACAGGGGCGCGGGATGTGGTGATAGAAGGTGCGTTGAAGCCGGAGAAGAGTTGGAATTTGAACCTGAATTATGTGAAGAAGTTGTATCTGGGGAATACTTATCTGGGATTGGATGCTGCTACTTTTTACACCCGATTCAGTAATAAGATCATTCCTGATTATGAGACGAATATCCAGCAGATACGGTATGCTAACCTGAACGGGTATGCGGTATCGAAGGGGGTTAGTCTGAATGCGGACCTGGTGTTTCCTTTTCCGTTGAAGGTGCTGGCGGGCGTAACATTGATGGATGTGTACCAGGTGAAGGAGGATAAAGGGGAGCGTAAACGGGAGCGTCCGATGCTGACGGAGCGAGTGACGGGTACCTGGGCGGTGTCTTATACGATAGGCCGGTGGGGTTTGTCTATTGACTATACCGGTAATATATATGGACCGATGCGGTTGCCAGTGTTGGGGCCATTGGATCCGAGGCCGGACATGTCGCCGGTGTGGAGCATACAGAATATCCAATTTACGAAGAAGTTTGCCCATAACTGGGAGGTATATGGCGGGGTAAAGAACCTATTGAATTTCGGGCCACGTAAGGATGCAATTTCCCGGCCATTCGATCCATTTGACAAGTATGTGCAGAAGGGGGCGGACGGTAATATTATTCCTGTTACGGACCCTAATGCGGGGCTTTATTACAATCCTTACGGGATGAAGTTTGAGACTAGTTATGTGTATGCGCCGAACCAGGGTATCCGTGGATTCCTGGGTGTGCGGTGGACACTATTATAA
- the purN gene encoding phosphoribosylglycinamide formyltransferase, whose translation MKNIAIFASGTGSNAQKIIDHFNNSQKAKVSLIVCNKPGAGILQIAERENIPSLLIEKETFFRSDIYVKQLQDARIDLIVLAGFLWKVPANLVAAFPKRIINIHPALLPKFGGKGMYGQFVHTAVIEAGETESGITIHYVNEKYDDGAPILQERCPVLPNDTPQSLAQRVLALEHTWYPVIVERLLS comes from the coding sequence TTGAAAAATATTGCCATTTTCGCCTCCGGCACCGGAAGCAATGCTCAAAAGATCATCGATCATTTCAACAACTCTCAGAAGGCCAAAGTATCCCTCATCGTCTGCAACAAACCTGGCGCCGGGATACTCCAGATAGCAGAACGGGAAAATATCCCCTCCCTGCTCATCGAAAAAGAGACCTTCTTCCGTTCAGATATATATGTTAAACAACTACAGGACGCCCGGATCGACCTGATCGTATTAGCAGGCTTCCTCTGGAAAGTACCCGCCAACCTCGTCGCCGCATTTCCGAAACGTATCATTAATATACATCCCGCCCTCCTTCCCAAATTCGGTGGCAAAGGCATGTACGGCCAGTTTGTACACACCGCCGTTATCGAAGCAGGCGAAACAGAAAGCGGCATCACCATCCACTACGTCAACGAAAAATACGACGATGGCGCCCCCATCCTGCAGGAACGCTGCCCCGTATTACCAAATGATACCCCGCAGTCACTCGCACAACGGGTACTCGCCCTCGAACACACCTGGTATCCGGTAATTGTGGAACGATTATTGTCCTGA
- a CDS encoding copper resistance protein NlpE N-terminal domain-containing protein yields the protein MTSRIAIFTVLLATTVACNNHTSTNNDHNIMTTVPASPPSVPAGAYQGTIPCADCPGIIYQLTFLDNNQFQDLTLYQERNNNKAFTDVGSWKLLNDSIIILERKQPQQLLFKENRLFFLDQTGNRKGGSLNDNYILRPVEGANASIRKDKAAKGISFTAGGNEPNWSIDLRKGNKITFHTSQLDSLEIPIPPARPNTDSLKVYTASTKAGNFKLSIRDQACLDDMSGFMRPIAVELQLGDKTYHGCGEYIK from the coding sequence ATGACCTCCCGGATAGCAATTTTTACCGTCCTCCTGGCCACCACCGTCGCCTGTAACAACCACACTTCTACCAACAATGACCATAATATAATGACCACCGTCCCCGCCAGCCCCCCATCCGTCCCCGCCGGCGCCTATCAGGGCACCATCCCCTGCGCCGACTGTCCGGGCATCATCTACCAGCTCACCTTCCTCGATAACAACCAGTTCCAGGACCTCACCCTCTACCAGGAACGAAATAACAACAAAGCCTTTACCGATGTCGGCAGCTGGAAATTGCTCAACGACTCCATTATTATATTAGAACGCAAACAACCCCAACAACTCCTCTTTAAAGAGAATCGCCTGTTTTTCCTCGATCAGACCGGCAATCGTAAAGGAGGCTCCCTCAACGATAATTATATATTACGCCCCGTAGAAGGAGCCAACGCATCCATCCGCAAAGACAAAGCCGCCAAAGGCATCTCCTTCACCGCTGGTGGCAACGAACCCAACTGGTCCATCGACCTCCGCAAAGGCAATAAGATCACCTTTCACACCAGCCAGCTCGACTCCCTCGAAATACCCATCCCCCCAGCCCGCCCCAATACCGACTCCCTCAAAGTATACACCGCCTCCACCAAAGCAGGCAACTTCAAACTCTCTATCAGAGACCAGGCCTGCCTCGACGATATGAGCGGTTTCATGCGCCCCATCGCCGTCGAATTACAACTGGGCGACAAAACCTATCACGGCTGTGGCGAGTATATCAAGTAA
- a CDS encoding c-type cytochrome, which produces MSVLVLCAGLVLSFSTASAADPGKGKALFQQNCASCHNVHKKLTGPALKGVEERWSDKKLLHQWIHNSTSVVKSGDAYAVALFNEYNKQVMPSFPSFTDEDVDNILAFIQAEGAKEPGGTKGTPGAEGAAGAQESSDNSLVFGIITLILAVVALILMQINSNLNKLAADKDGQAVSEPVPFYKNKAYIALVVMILFIVGGYYTINGAIGLGRQKDYMPEQPIFYSHKVHAGVNQINCQYCHSGAEKSKHAMIPAENVCMNCHKAITEYTGPELFTAEGKKVNGTAEIHKLYDYVGWDPEAGKYSKPGKPIEWTKIHNLPDHVYFNHSQHVVAGKVQCQTCHGEIQNMDEVHQFADLSMGWCVNCHRTTKVQFADNNYYSIFEKLHQDIKDKKIDSVTVEMVGGTECQKCHY; this is translated from the coding sequence GTGAGTGTTCTTGTCCTATGCGCGGGTCTAGTACTTTCGTTTTCAACCGCTAGTGCGGCAGATCCGGGAAAGGGTAAGGCATTGTTCCAACAGAATTGCGCATCTTGCCATAATGTACATAAAAAGCTTACTGGTCCTGCATTGAAGGGCGTTGAGGAAAGATGGTCTGACAAGAAATTGTTACACCAATGGATCCACAACTCCACTTCTGTCGTTAAGTCTGGTGATGCTTATGCTGTTGCGCTCTTCAATGAGTACAACAAGCAGGTGATGCCGTCTTTCCCATCTTTTACGGATGAGGATGTAGACAACATCCTGGCGTTTATTCAGGCTGAAGGTGCTAAAGAGCCCGGTGGGACTAAAGGCACTCCAGGTGCTGAGGGAGCTGCTGGTGCGCAGGAGTCCAGTGATAATAGCCTGGTGTTTGGTATCATTACATTGATACTTGCTGTGGTAGCGCTGATCCTGATGCAGATCAACAGTAACCTGAACAAGCTGGCTGCTGATAAGGATGGCCAGGCGGTATCTGAGCCGGTGCCTTTCTACAAGAACAAGGCTTATATCGCGCTGGTGGTGATGATCCTGTTCATTGTGGGTGGTTACTATACGATCAACGGAGCGATTGGTTTAGGTCGTCAGAAGGATTATATGCCTGAGCAGCCGATCTTCTATTCTCACAAAGTGCATGCAGGTGTTAACCAGATCAACTGTCAGTATTGTCACTCTGGTGCGGAGAAGAGCAAACATGCGATGATTCCTGCGGAGAATGTATGTATGAACTGTCACAAGGCGATCACGGAATATACTGGTCCTGAGCTATTTACTGCAGAAGGTAAAAAAGTGAACGGGACTGCTGAGATACACAAACTTTATGATTACGTAGGCTGGGACCCTGAAGCCGGTAAATACAGCAAACCCGGCAAGCCTATTGAGTGGACCAAGATCCACAACCTGCCTGACCACGTTTACTTCAATCACTCTCAACACGTAGTAGCCGGTAAAGTACAGTGTCAGACTTGTCACGGTGAGATCCAGAATATGGATGAGGTACATCAGTTTGCTGATCTGTCTATGGGATGGTGCGTGAACTGTCATCGTACTACTAAGGTTCAGTTTGCTGACAACAACTACTACAGCATATTCGAGAAGCTGCACCAGGATATCAAGGATAAGAAGATTGACAGTGTAACTGTTGAGATGGTGGGCGGTACTGAATGTCAAAAATGTCACTACTAA
- a CDS encoding TAT-variant-translocated molybdopterin oxidoreductase has translation MEQKKYWKGLEELHNTKSHQENVKHEFNEDLPFVESDSLLNATTPRRDFLKYLGFTTAAATIAASCELPVKKAIPYVNKPEDITPGVPNYYASTYAVDGEFVPVVVKTREGRPIKIEGNEMSSVTGGATTAKVQGAVLSLYDASRLRFPTIGGTETTWTELDKQVGAALAGLGGPAVLLTSTILSPSTKKVIAGFLAKFPNSRHVTYDTVSYSGMLLANEASYGKRALPSYHFENAKVVVSLGADFLGTWLNPAEHSRQYGANRKINAKKPEMSKHFHFESLMSLTGANADERFTHKPSETGAVALALLSALGGAVTAPAIADKRLAEGIQKAAKAIKANNGKSLVVSGSNDVNVQLIVNAINNLAGANGTTIDWAVTANYRQGIDSEMAQLVNDMNAGNVGALFIHGVNPAYDYFDAKKFEEGLKKVKLAVSFNDHQDETSVLCKYGAPDHHFLENWGDAEGRTGYFSFTQPTIAPLFKTRAFEDSLLAWSGNTTTWVDFLKNEWVTKLGDQSLWDKALQDGIIEPAAGAALGGAAFSGDIAGAAAKINSAKKGGNLELVLYEKIGIGNGKLANNPWLQEMPDPITRTTWDNYACVSAKLAKTFSTELGDNYEITPEKKVLKIKANGKEVELPLLIVPGMHPDVIAIAVGYGRSKNAGKAAGEIGKNAYPFVSFNGQTFDYFAVDATAEATGAKYALGLTQTHNSYEGRPIVKETTLEEFIKNPKEVNEDREEFKIYGDNFRKDATLYPDFAYPGIKWGMSIDLNTCFGCGACTIACQAENNVSVVGKQEVITGHEMHWIRIDRYFSGDVDNPEVVFQPMLCQHCDNAPCENVCPVGATNHSSEGINQMAYNRCIGTRYCANNCPYKVRRLNWRDWNGADSFEDNLYDVADMNDNLTRMVLNPDVVVRSRGVMEKCSFCVQRLQDAKLTAKKAGRPMKDGEARTACQMACAADAIVFGNVNDKDSAIYKVRNEEQADRMYYVLEHLHVLPSISYLAKIRNKDAAPKAEGHGHQEAEHKAAEAHH, from the coding sequence ATGGAGCAAAAAAAGTATTGGAAAGGCTTGGAGGAGTTGCACAATACCAAATCTCATCAGGAGAATGTGAAGCATGAATTTAATGAGGATTTGCCTTTTGTAGAGAGTGATAGCCTGTTGAATGCTACAACCCCGCGCAGGGACTTCCTGAAGTACCTGGGGTTCACTACAGCCGCGGCTACTATTGCTGCCAGCTGTGAGCTGCCAGTGAAGAAAGCTATTCCTTACGTTAACAAGCCGGAGGATATTACGCCGGGTGTACCTAACTATTACGCTTCTACTTATGCGGTAGATGGTGAGTTTGTACCTGTTGTGGTAAAGACCCGCGAGGGACGTCCGATCAAGATTGAAGGTAACGAGATGTCTTCTGTAACGGGAGGCGCTACTACCGCTAAAGTACAAGGTGCTGTATTGAGCCTGTACGATGCTTCCCGTTTACGTTTCCCGACTATTGGCGGAACGGAGACTACCTGGACAGAGCTGGACAAACAAGTAGGTGCAGCGCTGGCTGGCCTTGGAGGTCCTGCCGTGCTCCTTACTTCTACTATATTGAGTCCTTCTACCAAGAAGGTGATTGCTGGTTTCCTGGCGAAGTTCCCGAACTCCCGCCATGTCACTTATGATACTGTTTCTTATTCTGGTATGTTGCTGGCGAATGAGGCTTCCTATGGTAAGCGTGCACTCCCCTCCTACCATTTTGAGAATGCTAAAGTGGTGGTGAGCCTGGGTGCTGATTTTCTGGGTACCTGGTTGAACCCTGCAGAGCATAGCCGTCAGTACGGAGCTAACCGTAAGATCAATGCGAAGAAGCCGGAAATGAGCAAACACTTCCACTTCGAGAGCCTGATGTCTCTTACAGGTGCGAATGCTGACGAGCGTTTCACACACAAGCCATCTGAAACCGGTGCTGTAGCGCTGGCATTGTTGAGTGCTCTGGGTGGTGCTGTAACAGCTCCTGCTATCGCAGACAAACGCCTGGCGGAAGGTATTCAGAAAGCGGCCAAAGCTATTAAGGCTAATAACGGCAAATCGCTGGTAGTGAGTGGTTCCAACGATGTGAATGTACAGCTCATCGTAAATGCGATCAACAACCTGGCTGGAGCTAACGGCACTACGATTGACTGGGCGGTTACGGCCAACTACCGTCAGGGTATTGACAGCGAAATGGCTCAGTTGGTGAATGATATGAACGCCGGTAATGTAGGCGCGCTGTTCATTCACGGTGTGAATCCTGCCTATGATTATTTTGACGCCAAGAAGTTTGAGGAAGGTCTGAAGAAAGTGAAACTGGCTGTTTCCTTCAACGACCACCAGGATGAAACTTCTGTGCTTTGTAAATATGGTGCTCCTGATCATCACTTCCTGGAGAACTGGGGTGATGCGGAAGGCCGCACTGGTTATTTCAGCTTTACGCAGCCTACTATTGCACCGTTGTTCAAAACACGTGCTTTTGAGGATAGCCTGCTGGCCTGGAGTGGTAATACTACTACCTGGGTAGATTTCCTGAAAAATGAGTGGGTAACCAAACTGGGGGATCAATCCCTGTGGGATAAAGCGCTGCAGGATGGTATTATCGAGCCGGCTGCCGGTGCTGCCCTGGGTGGTGCTGCTTTCAGCGGTGATATTGCCGGTGCTGCTGCTAAGATCAACAGTGCTAAAAAAGGTGGTAATCTGGAGTTGGTACTGTATGAGAAGATCGGTATCGGTAATGGTAAGCTAGCTAACAACCCCTGGTTGCAGGAGATGCCGGATCCTATCACCCGTACTACCTGGGATAACTACGCTTGTGTTTCCGCGAAACTGGCTAAAACTTTCAGTACTGAGCTGGGCGATAACTACGAGATCACACCTGAGAAGAAAGTATTAAAGATAAAAGCTAACGGCAAGGAAGTTGAACTGCCTTTGCTGATAGTGCCTGGTATGCATCCTGATGTGATTGCTATCGCTGTAGGTTATGGCCGTAGCAAGAATGCAGGTAAGGCTGCCGGTGAGATCGGTAAGAATGCTTATCCTTTTGTAAGCTTCAACGGTCAGACGTTCGACTATTTTGCGGTAGATGCTACTGCTGAGGCTACTGGTGCCAAATATGCACTCGGTCTGACGCAGACCCATAACAGCTACGAAGGCCGTCCGATCGTAAAAGAAACTACCCTGGAAGAGTTCATCAAGAACCCTAAAGAGGTAAACGAAGACCGTGAGGAGTTCAAGATCTACGGTGATAACTTCCGTAAGGACGCTACGCTGTATCCTGACTTTGCTTACCCAGGTATCAAATGGGGTATGTCTATCGACCTGAACACCTGCTTTGGTTGTGGTGCCTGTACGATTGCTTGTCAGGCTGAGAACAACGTATCTGTAGTAGGTAAGCAGGAGGTGATCACTGGTCACGAGATGCATTGGATCCGTATTGACCGTTATTTCAGCGGTGATGTGGACAATCCGGAAGTAGTGTTCCAGCCGATGTTGTGTCAGCACTGTGATAACGCTCCTTGTGAGAACGTATGTCCGGTGGGTGCAACCAACCACAGCTCTGAAGGTATTAACCAGATGGCGTATAACCGTTGTATTGGTACCCGATATTGCGCTAACAACTGTCCTTACAAAGTACGTCGTCTGAACTGGAGAGACTGGAATGGTGCTGATAGTTTTGAGGACAACCTGTACGATGTGGCTGATATGAACGATAACTTGACCCGTATGGTACTGAACCCGGATGTAGTGGTTCGTAGCCGTGGTGTGATGGAGAAATGTTCTTTCTGTGTGCAGCGTCTGCAGGATGCTAAACTGACTGCTAAGAAAGCGGGCCGTCCGATGAAAGATGGAGAAGCGCGTACTGCTTGTCAAATGGCATGTGCTGCTGATGCGATCGTATTCGGAAACGTGAATGATAAAGACAGTGCGATCTACAAAGTTCGCAATGAGGAGCAGGCTGATCGTATGTACTATGTGTTGGAGCACCTGCACGTACTGCCTTCTATTAGCTACCTGGCAAAGATCCGTAACAAGGATGCGGCGCCGAAAGCGGAAGGTCATGGTCATCAGGAGGCTGAACATAAAGCAGCAGAAGCCCATCATTAA
- the nrfD gene encoding NrfD/PsrC family molybdoenzyme membrane anchor subunit: protein MHLKYESTLREPLVDGVKDYHQVTEDIIRPIEAKPGKLWYVGFFISLTLLGFGAFSVFWQIYFGVGVWNLNKTIGWGWDITNFVWWVGIGHAGTLISAILLLFRQGWRTGVNRAAEAMTIFAVMCAGQFPIIHMGRVWMAFFILPYPNTRGPVWVNFNSPLLWDVFAISTYFTVSLLFWYSGLLPDFATIRDRAKTKLRKLLYGIASFGWTGSTKHWQRHEALSLVLAGLSTPLVLSVHTIVSFDFATSVIPGWHTTIFPPYFVAGAIFSGFAMVQTLLIITRKILNLEDYITIGHMEAMNKVIVLTGSIVGCAYLTELFMAWYSAVPYEFDTFYKFRAAGPLGWSYWIMMTCNVISPQVFWFTKMRRNVMVTFVMSIIVNIGMWFERFVIICTSLYRDYIPSSWSYYTPSWPEVGFYLGTFGLFFTCYFLFAKYFPVIAVAEIKHVLKTSGENYKNEMVKYEEESAEKFAHDVAHAH, encoded by the coding sequence ATGCATTTAAAGTACGAATCCACACTGAGAGAACCTTTAGTAGACGGCGTGAAGGATTACCACCAGGTAACGGAAGATATTATCCGTCCTATTGAAGCAAAGCCTGGTAAACTGTGGTATGTAGGCTTTTTCATCTCCCTGACGTTGTTAGGTTTTGGCGCGTTTTCCGTGTTCTGGCAGATCTATTTCGGTGTGGGTGTATGGAATCTGAACAAGACGATTGGATGGGGTTGGGATATTACCAACTTCGTATGGTGGGTAGGTATTGGTCACGCGGGTACGCTGATTTCTGCGATCCTGTTGCTGTTCCGTCAGGGATGGCGTACGGGTGTGAACCGTGCGGCTGAGGCGATGACGATCTTTGCGGTAATGTGTGCGGGTCAGTTCCCGATCATTCACATGGGTCGTGTATGGATGGCTTTTTTCATTCTGCCTTATCCTAACACCCGTGGTCCTGTGTGGGTGAACTTCAACTCTCCGCTGTTGTGGGACGTATTTGCGATCTCTACTTACTTTACGGTGTCTCTGTTGTTCTGGTATTCTGGTTTGCTGCCTGACTTTGCGACTATCCGTGACAGGGCAAAAACGAAACTGCGTAAGTTATTATATGGTATAGCATCTTTTGGTTGGACGGGTTCTACCAAGCACTGGCAACGTCACGAGGCGCTGTCTCTGGTACTGGCAGGTCTGTCTACTCCGCTGGTACTGTCTGTACACACGATTGTATCTTTTGACTTTGCCACCTCTGTAATTCCGGGTTGGCATACTACCATCTTCCCTCCTTACTTTGTGGCGGGTGCGATCTTCTCCGGATTTGCGATGGTACAAACACTGTTGATCATTACCCGTAAAATACTGAACCTGGAAGATTACATCACTATAGGTCACATGGAAGCGATGAACAAAGTAATCGTTCTGACTGGTTCTATAGTAGGTTGTGCTTATCTGACGGAGTTGTTTATGGCTTGGTACTCTGCGGTGCCTTATGAGTTTGACACGTTCTACAAGTTCCGTGCTGCTGGTCCGCTGGGATGGTCTTACTGGATCATGATGACCTGTAACGTGATTTCTCCGCAGGTGTTCTGGTTTACCAAGATGAGACGTAATGTGATGGTAACATTTGTGATGTCTATCATTGTGAACATCGGTATGTGGTTTGAGCGTTTTGTGATCATCTGTACCTCTCTGTATCGTGATTATATTCCTTCTAGCTGGAGCTATTATACTCCATCCTGGCCGGAGGTTGGTTTCTACTTAGGTACATTTGGGCTGTTCTTTACTTGCTATTTCCTGTTTGCGAAATACTTCCCTGTAATCGCTGTTGCGGAGATCAAGCATGTATTGAAGACTTCTGGTGAGAACTACAAGAATGAGATGGTGAAGTATGAGGAAGAGAGCGCTGAGAAGTTTGCACACGATGTAGCGCACGCTCACTAA
- a CDS encoding DUF3341 domain-containing protein, whose product MAVKKFVVGNFEDEAVLFPAVKKVRTAGYKIHDVYTPFPVHGLDHALGLRETSLHTAGFIYGITGTTTALSCMSWIFTTDWPLNIGGKPHLPLPAFIPITFELTVLFSAVGMVLTFCYLCQLAPFVKKHIFNPRQTDDKFVMAIELTEKTNVEELKNFLTAAGAKDVHEQTAETGWWLGRFDRDDMVFNKPVAPLNA is encoded by the coding sequence ATGGCTGTTAAAAAATTTGTTGTAGGCAACTTTGAGGATGAGGCGGTGCTGTTTCCGGCTGTGAAGAAAGTGCGGACAGCAGGGTACAAGATCCACGATGTGTATACACCTTTTCCGGTACATGGTTTGGACCATGCGTTGGGCCTGAGAGAGACTAGTCTGCACACGGCTGGTTTTATCTATGGTATCACCGGTACCACTACAGCATTATCCTGCATGAGCTGGATATTTACGACAGATTGGCCTTTGAATATTGGTGGTAAGCCACATTTACCGCTGCCTGCATTTATTCCGATCACTTTTGAGTTGACGGTATTATTTTCTGCGGTGGGTATGGTGTTGACTTTCTGTTATCTGTGTCAGCTGGCACCATTTGTAAAGAAGCATATTTTCAATCCCCGTCAGACGGATGATAAGTTTGTGATGGCGATAGAGCTGACGGAGAAGACGAATGTAGAGGAGTTGAAGAACTTTCTGACAGCTGCTGGTGCGAAGGATGTACATGAGCAGACTGCGGAGACCGGTTGGTGGTTAGGACGTTTTGATCGTGATGATATGGTGTTCAACAAACCGGTAGCACCTTTAAACGCTTAG
- a CDS encoding c-type cytochrome: MYESRAYEFYNPRLSGLKPVEGTVRRGHALPYHLKAQDTAAANLVKNPLVITKNDLEEGKRLFNIYCGICHGTALDGNGPLYKGGDGPYPAAPANLVSGPKASYSEGRLFHVMTYGFNVMGSYASQLDIEQRWKIAAYIKSMQPGGSAPAKEAAPAADSAAAKK, from the coding sequence ATGTATGAATCCCGTGCGTATGAGTTTTACAATCCTCGTCTGTCTGGACTGAAGCCGGTGGAGGGGACTGTAAGAAGGGGGCATGCGTTGCCTTACCACCTGAAAGCGCAGGATACTGCGGCTGCTAATCTGGTGAAGAACCCGCTTGTGATCACTAAAAATGATCTGGAAGAAGGAAAGCGCCTGTTTAACATTTACTGCGGTATTTGCCATGGTACGGCATTGGATGGTAATGGTCCGTTGTATAAAGGAGGAGATGGTCCTTATCCGGCAGCGCCAGCTAACCTGGTGAGTGGACCTAAGGCCAGCTATTCTGAAGGCCGCCTCTTTCACGTAATGACTTATGGTTTTAATGTGATGGGTAGCTATGCGAGCCAGCTGGATATCGAGCAGCGTTGGAAGATTGCCGCATATATTAAGAGCATGCAGCCAGGTGGATCTGCTCCTGCGAAGGAAGCAGCACCTGCAGCGGATAGCGCGGCAGCGAAGAAATAG